The DNA sequence TGCTGATAATGCAGCTAATGATGCTGAGTGAGAGCCCGCAATAATGACTTTCTTAAGGTCTTTAACAGGATCAACGTTGTCTGCAATTAACATTGCAACGGGAAAGTTGAATGAAGACGTTGAGCTTGGGCTACCAAATGCCATGCTTTTGCCCTTAAGGTCTGAAAGCGTTTTAATACCACTGTCTTTACGGACAAAAATACCCGAGTAGTAAGAAGATTCGCCTTTTAATACATCAACTGCTAAAAGTTCAACACCACATTTTTCCTTTGCCTGACCGTAAGTAACTGCACCAAACCAAGCAATATCCGCTTTATCGTTACACATACCTTCAACAACAGCCGCATAGCTTGCGCCCGCTTTAATATCAAAGTGAATACCGTAGTTTTCAGTAATTCCTCGAAACACCGGGCCGTAATCTTTAGTGATATCGTTTGTACCTGTGTCTGCTGGAATCATCAACACACGTAATGGGTTTTCCTGGCTACCGTCAGGCAGCGCCGAAGCGGCTAAAGGTGTTAAAGCACAGACGGTAACGGCTGCTAAGAATAGGTTCTTAATTTTCATTAATATTTCTCCAAAAATATAAAAAGTTAAGTTAAAAAATAAAAGGTTTAAACAATCTAGCCAAAAGAGTGATTAGACAGATTGCATAAATGTTTCAAGGTGTTGATACCTGATTCGTTAAATTAAGCGTTCATTAAAATTTCAAGTTGAATCATGTCGGACCTAAACCGGGTGATCGAGTATTCAACTCTTTTGCCAGTTTGTGTATCTTCATTAATTGTTTTCACTTTCAAGATAGGTCGGTTACTTGACATACCCAGTCTGAAACTGTCTTGTTCGTTTGATCTCGTGGCAGAGACTAAGCTCGACACTCTTTTTGTTTGAATGCCACACTCTGCTTTTAAAAATTCTCCTAGTGAACCAGATTCATATTTAGCGAATGCCGTCGGGCAAATATCTTTTGGTAAAAAGTGACTAATTAATGCCGCTTCTTTACCTTCAATTTTTCTCAGTGTGTCAATTTGAAAGACTTCTGCGCCGTTCTTTAATTGCAATTTTTCTGCAATACCACCACGAGCAGCAATAATCTTTTTATCGACAAGAAGACTTTCAACCTGCAAGTCATGAACCTGTACAGATTCTGTAAAACGCTGATCGCCTTTAACGCTATATGCCAACCTTTTTTCAGCGATAAAAGTCCCGAGTCCATGACGTTTTTCCAAGACACCTTGTTTGACTAATTCTTCTACTGCTCGACGAACCGTATGACGATTGACCGCAAACCTATCCGTCAGAATTTTCTCCGATGGATATAAGTCACCGGGCTCAAAAGCATCTTGAATATCCGCCTCAATCGCATTGGCAATTTGCCTGTAAATTTTTTCTGGGCTGTATCTATTAATCATTTCACTTGTCTAGATGTCTAAAACTGTTGATGAGTTTAGATAAAGAAAGTTTCAGTAAAATTTCATTTTAATTAAGGTTTTATTACCAATGTAGACATCCATAAAAATAATTGAATGACAATAATCGGATAAAAAAGGGAGGGGGGGGATCACCTTGCCATTTTTTAACCTACTCGCGAAAACCCATTTATCTGACGAAAAAGGGTTATAAAATAGAGTTAAAAATAACAAAAAAGATAATTAACATTAATTAAATCAATTGCTTGATTTTTAAGGGGCAGTAATGAAAGTAATAAAGTGAAGGGGCTTATATTTAAAATCGAGTGCCCAGTGTGTTTCTAGGCCGAAAAAAGGTATCTAGCAGCTCCTGAAGGTTGGCGCTACTCACGCCTATCTGGCGGCAAAAATAAACAATGCCGTTATCTTTAACAGTCTTGCTTATTCGTTCCCACATGGATAGGTTCCACCATTAATTATCAGTTAAATTAGGATCATGTTGAATATTGGTTTTTGAAGATTTCTTTTTTTCATTACCAAGCCACATGGCAATGGCTATCCATACAATAATCAGCGTGTTGAATAATGGCTTATCCAGGCCTTCATGGTAGACAAAGACCGCAAGTAAAAAATGCAGAGTGGGTTCGACATACTGATAAACAACAATCTTTTGCAGATTTACATTGCTAATGGCAGCAGAGAGCAGAAAAACAGGGATAATTTGCAGGAAAACCGCCCCAAGAAGAACATAATAAGCGGGGTCTGGTTGGGATGGATTATGGCTTGACGCAATAACGACAACTGTTATCAAAGCAGCAGGAAGCTGAATTAAGTTTTCAATATATAAATTTTCATTATTACTAAACTTAGACAGCTTTTTCAGTGCCATATAGGCAGCAAACGAAACAGCAATAACAAGAGAAAGACTGGGTGCAACACCCTGGCTGATAGCAAGGTAGATAAGCGCGCCACACATTAATAAAAGCGATAACCTCTGGATATTATCGGTCTTCTCTTTAAATAAAAACCATGAGAATCCAGCAGTTAGTATTGGCGCAATAAAATAGGCCATGCTTGCATCCAGCACATAGTTATTTGAAAGCGCATAGACAAAACCATACCAGGATATATTCATTATCACCCCGGATATCGAGATGGCTAAAAATGAACGCTTATCATTCCAAAGTTTTTTTAGATCAACCTTTACGCCGGTAAATTTTAACCAAAGTACCACCAGGGTAAATGACCAGATAATTCGGTACGCCCATAACTCAGCCATGTTATTCGCTGGGAAATAATGAAAAAATACCGGGGTGAGTCCCCAGACCACAAAAGCGAGAATGGCAAAAAAATGAAATCTCATTTACAAGTGACCTAATGCGTAACCATTGAGGATAATTATTCCTTTATGGTTCAGAATTGGGTTGATAACAGCCAAACTATCTGCAAATGAACGGCAAACACCCATCCATTCGAAGCACTTTGTTACTTTTCGAGCAAACAACGGCCCTGCATATTTTTCCAGAAAATGAAAACCGTTGAGATCACATCCTTTATTTTGGAATGCTGTTTTACCTGCTAAGCGAATAGCATGCTTCATTAATATTGCAAAGAAGCAGCCTACAGGTCTATTTACTATGATATTCGAATTAGCTAATTCCACATTGCAGCCCGCTCACTAAAAATAGCTACTGTAACACCAAAATTAAAATAAGGCTGTTTGATTAAATGCAACTTGCCGGACAGCCATCAGTGCGGCGGTAATGCGCAGCGTTTGATTAATCGCCTGATCGGTCTCGCCGAGGTGCTTTAAACTGCTGCAGTGACTGTGAAAACAGGCATAACCGCCATTTACGACAGAAACGCCAACACAAGGATAGTGCGTTGCTGACCTTAATAGTGGAAAACGAACGAAAGCACAGTGCGTCTAACGTGTTCCCCACCTACAGATCAACAATCCCACGATTGACAAAGTAAGGGTTAGTAACCGACATACGGCTTACCGCAAACAGTAGTTCGCGCTGCTCATTTTCAGTGAGCGTACCAAAATGGTCTTTGACTACAGCAATAACCGATAGATCCTGACAAGCAAGGGCTGCTGCCCATGCCGAGCATTTTCGATTAACCGGACTGAGGAACTTCTGTTCTGTTAATACATTGTCCAGCAGTGTTTTCTGATCTTCGGATTCTGCTAGAAAACAGACCAGTGGCAGACATACCTATGACCTCACAATTTCACCGGTTTAAGGTAACCCGTTAATCTTTCAAAGCGAGGTATCCAAGCGAGAATATTCTCATATGGAGTTAAGGTAAGCAGTGCTTCATCGCAGTAAATTAGAGTCGAGTAAACGGCAATGTCGGCAATAGTAGGGGTATTACCGGTTAACCAATCTTTACCTGCGAGTTTTTCATTTATGATAGGCAGGATTTTTGACGCAAGTTGCTCACAAATGGGAAATTCCGATTCTGGCAATAATTTAAAGGCGTTAATCAAGCGGGCTTTTTCTACTGAATCCTTAAGCTCATTACTGGTTAGACTAAGCAGAATATCAACTTGGCTTTGTTGTTCCAAATCAGCCCCCAACCATTTTTTATCTTCGCAGGTTTTGGCCAGATAGCGCAAAATTGCAACTGAATCGCTTACTGTTATATTCAACTCGTTATCAACTAAGGCAGGAATAAGGCCTAGCGGGTTGATGCGTAAAAAGTCAGCCTGTTTCTGCTCACCTTTGGTGATGTCAATTTTAATAATTTCGGCTGGATGCCCGAGCAGGGAGGCAGCCAGGCGAGTTCGGTAACAAGGTAGTGAAAAAGGAAAGCTGTAAAGTGTGATCATAATTACCTCATGTAGTTGTTTTAAAAAAGTACAGATCGGTACTCTACGGAGTGAGGGCCGCTAGGTCAATATGAAGTTACAGATCTGTACTATTTTTGTTACAATATTCGAGTTACCAGCCACTAGATTGGATTTTATTGTGTCAAAAAAGAAACAGCAACTAATTGATATTGCACTTAATTTATTTATGAGTGAGGGGTTTCATGCGACCGGCATAGACCGCATCGTAGAGGTTTCCGGCATTTCTAAAACCACTATGTATCGTCACTTTGAATCAAAAGAGGTGTTAATCAGAGATGCACTACTTGTCTTTAGTCAGCGCCAGCAGGCCGCTTGGGAGTTCGATGAGCCTCATCTATTGTCCGCAGAACAACTGATGCTTGCGCGTTTCGATGAGTTAGAGGCTTTGGTGCAGAGTAAGCATTTCTGTGGTTGTGTGTTTCTCAACGCAAGCGCAGAGTACCCCGATGAAGAGAGCCTTATTCACCAGGTAGCTATCGCCTACAAAGCAGCATCCCTCGCAGAAACCAAGCGACGCTTAGCCTCTATAGAAGATAGTGATAACAACCTCGCATTGACTATCGAATTAATTTACGAGGGAGTTGTCGCCCGATTGCTGGTTCAGCAGGATTTAGGCTTGATTCAAACAGCTAAAAAAGTGGTGACTGCGGTGCTTAAATCAAAACCATAACGATCTTTTTATCAAAGAGTCATAATAGGAATCATCTTTCTTAAATCCAGTAAAGCTACAAATGATTCAACGGATGGCGAATTTTTTTAGAACTTATGCGGGGTTATTCGATGCATAAATATGCACCTCTATGAGAATAATCTAATAAACAATTGATAATATTTAAAATAATATAACCTTGGCTAAGTCTTATGGTAAGTAATTTTTTTTAAGTGTTTGGGAACGATTTAAGTGGTTTTTATAAATTTAAGAATCTGTGCCAGAACACTATTACCAGCATTTAATTCCTTGTAAATGTTAATATTATAGTAATTTTTAGGTTTTTATTTTTTATAAGTCATTGTAATTTATTATATTTTAAAATCATAAGATTATAAGTACGACAACCATAAAGTGGAACCAAGCTGAATTTAATGCTCAAAGCAGTAGTTAAACAAGAAATGTAACTATTTATTATAATGGTGATTTTGCGCATAAATATTACTTCATAAAAAATACTAAAATTCAGCGCGTTATGATATTATTAAGGTCTTTTAGTGTTTATTTGCAGATGCTAATAACACATTAAATAGAGTTAATAATTATGAAAAATATTATTTGGGTGTTTCTTATTGTATTTACTTCTGTA is a window from the Psychromonas ingrahamii 37 genome containing:
- a CDS encoding TetR family transcriptional regulator → MSKKKQQLIDIALNLFMSEGFHATGIDRIVEVSGISKTTMYRHFESKEVLIRDALLVFSQRQQAAWEFDEPHLLSAEQLMLARFDELEALVQSKHFCGCVFLNASAEYPDEESLIHQVAIAYKAASLAETKRRLASIEDSDNNLALTIELIYEGVVARLLVQQDLGLIQTAKKVVTAVLKSKP
- the phnF gene encoding phosphonate metabolism transcriptional regulator PhnF; translation: MINRYSPEKIYRQIANAIEADIQDAFEPGDLYPSEKILTDRFAVNRHTVRRAVEELVKQGVLEKRHGLGTFIAEKRLAYSVKGDQRFTESVQVHDLQVESLLVDKKIIAARGGIAEKLQLKNGAEVFQIDTLRKIEGKEAALISHFLPKDICPTAFAKYESGSLGEFLKAECGIQTKRVSSLVSATRSNEQDSFRLGMSSNRPILKVKTINEDTQTGKRVEYSITRFRSDMIQLEILMNA
- a CDS encoding glutathione S-transferase family protein, which codes for MITLYSFPFSLPCYRTRLAASLLGHPAEIIKIDITKGEQKQADFLRINPLGLIPALVDNELNITVSDSVAILRYLAKTCEDKKWLGADLEQQSQVDILLSLTSNELKDSVEKARLINAFKLLPESEFPICEQLASKILPIINEKLAGKDWLTGNTPTIADIAVYSTLIYCDEALLTLTPYENILAWIPRFERLTGYLKPVKL
- a CDS encoding phosphate/phosphite/phosphonate ABC transporter substrate-binding protein, whose amino-acid sequence is MKIKNLFLAAVTVCALTPLAASALPDGSQENPLRVLMIPADTGTNDITKDYGPVFRGITENYGIHFDIKAGASYAAVVEGMCNDKADIAWFGAVTYGQAKEKCGVELLAVDVLKGESSYYSGIFVRKDSGIKTLSDLKGKSMAFGSPSSTSSFNFPVAMLIADNVDPVKDLKKVIIAGSHSASLAALSAGKVDAAASSYNSFGKAAKKGAIDPSLFTPLAKSQPIPNPPLAMNKGLTPELKAQLRKAFGEIHTKMDPSKIRGYGGKTVDRYDAEFDEQKIFDALKKLNAVTKTVKVEMIGKAGQR
- a CDS encoding EamA family transporter, whose amino-acid sequence is MRFHFFAILAFVVWGLTPVFFHYFPANNMAELWAYRIIWSFTLVVLWLKFTGVKVDLKKLWNDKRSFLAISISGVIMNISWYGFVYALSNNYVLDASMAYFIAPILTAGFSWFLFKEKTDNIQRLSLLLMCGALIYLAISQGVAPSLSLVIAVSFAAYMALKKLSKFSNNENLYIENLIQLPAALITVVVIASSHNPSQPDPAYYVLLGAVFLQIIPVFLLSAAISNVNLQKIVVYQYVEPTLHFLLAVFVYHEGLDKPLFNTLIIVWIAIAMWLGNEKKKSSKTNIQHDPNLTDN